The window CTGGAAGGGGTGAATGGCTGCCACCCAGCCTTTGGTCTACAGACAGTCACAGACACGTTAGGGCTGAGGGCTGTGCTAAGCATTGACACTGAAGCAATGTAAGTGACAAAAGTATCGTGCCACAAAGAGCAAGAGGAGAGGGGATGGGACAAAGGCCATACCGCCACCCTCTCTCTCACAGCCAGCCCATACACCAGGGTACTCAAGTCATGGCCCGCAGGTCGATTTAATCTGGCCCCTAAATGTGTCCACTCCCCCCACAGCAGCCGCCTGGCCCGCGGGGCAGTTTTAGAGCATTACAGCGAAGTGCTGAAGGTGCTAGAGATCTGTTCTACACCATGGCACCTCTGCATGGCGTCACCTTACACTAGTCCTATGTGACTGACCCTGCCCGGCGTCATTCCCAGCTTTCTCCTTGCTCGCTGGGGACAGGTTTCTCCAGTCTGAGAGGTCACATGCGAAGTGAAGtggcagagagggggtggggtgggaacctGGGGAGAACAGCACCTTCTCTGCCAAGGGCCAGTGACTCTGGGATGCTCTTGCAGGGAGCAGAGCCATGAAAAGCCATTTGAAAAATCTCTAGGGCGCCCCTTACCTTGGTATGATTTTCTGAGGTTTGGGAAGCCTAGAAGGTGTTGTGGTCTATGGCCAGACAGGCTTGTCTTTCTACCCAGGTGCTTGTTTGCCCCCCATCAGCCAGTTCACACAGTCTCtatctttctctcccctcctcccccacaccagtCCATGTACCCCATCTCCTCAGAGCGAGGGCAGGGGAgacaggactcaggagagctttcagtgaaTGCCTTAAGAGACAGCATCCAGCGTCTCTCAGAAACTTcgccagcagccagcacacagaCTGATTCtgtgtgttacacacacacacacacagtctctggctctttcacactcacctctgAACACATACTTGTAatattgttgttacttcttggtactttcTGTAATGCATATATATTTTGACTGGTCTAAACACTAGCCCCTAATTCCCAGCTTCAATTTGTCTCTCTTCAACTCCCAGCCAGTGAATCTCGCTCTGCCTTTGCCTTCTACATCAAGGAGCACTCCGCTAGCAGGTGTGTAAATCAGAAGGGACTGATTATGACTCACCTGAGGAGGGGCTCTCAGGCCCAGAGTGTACCGTGGAGCCCTTGGCATCCTGGATCCAGAGCTCTGCCTCCCCAAGCTCAATCCGGTGGATTAAGTCCGGTTTGGAACCTGAAGAGCCTGTTTCGGGGGAAAGTTTTATTCCTAaagttttgggggcagggactcgTTTATGTGTCGGTGcagcccagcacaacagggcccacATCTCGGTCAGggtgtgtctgcacagcacctgGCATGATGAAGCTCCAATCTCGGacactgcttcagaggaaagcgcAAGAGATCCCAAGCAGGAGAATAATGAAATAAACCAGAGATCTCAAACTCCAATCACCAGGAGAGCCACACGAGTActactagtacattggcccaagggccgcatcactgacacccccccactgcccctgccccccattccaaccccttccccaaatccgcgcctctgccccacctcctcccctaagCACACAGCTccgggctcctcccccctccctcctggaaagcgctaagcacCTGGAGGTAAGCAGAGGAGCAGAGACGCGGCGcgttggggagagggggagtggggaACCCCTGAAATAAACCTTTCTTAGAGGAGATTTCTTCCTATCTCTCACTCGTACTATGAATTGGCAACATCTACAACCCTTCTCACTTTGCAGTGGGAGCCAAGTTTAAAGCCTTGCTGGGGTAactctagatcagaggtgggcaaactttttggcccaaaggcTACATTGGGGTTgtaaaattgtatggagggccagctggggaagactgtgcctccccaaacagcctggccctgtcCACTATccgtcccctcccacttcccaccccctaactgccccctcacAATCCCCGacctatccaaacccccctgctccttgtcccctgaccaccccctccagacaccccccccatccctaaccACCCCTtatctaagcccccctgctccttgtcccctgactgcccccccaggacctccccaccctaaccgcccccccaggaccccaaccccccctctccctgtcccctgactgccccgaccccatccacaccccagccccctgacaagcccccaggactcccacgccctatccacacaccccgttctccatcccctgaccactcccccagaatctctgccccatccaaccgctccctgccccttatccaaccccctggcccccttaccatgctgttcAGAGCAGTGTGCCGGGCGACCACACAGAGCTAGACATGCTGCCCCATGGCGGCATGGCTCCGGGAGAGGGGCAGAAGGCAGGGGAGGTCCGGGGACTAGCTCCTTgtccgggagctcaggggctgggcaggatgtggccagccgtagtttgcccaccccactcTAGATGTTCCATAGAAATATCCCATTCTGCTAACACTTTGGCCTCTATGCTATCTTGTGGCAGTACGTTCCATAGGACAACTGTGTGACATGGATTtccttctttttgcgaatacagactaacacggctgttactctgaaaccatggatTTCcttgtcttccttccttcctacagAAACACCAGTGAACACCCATTAGTTTCAGATTAAGAGACAGGGTGAATAGAAAATCCTCCACCACCTTCTTTCTTGTCATTATTTCACTTACCCAACTGTCTCCTGAAATATGGATCATGGGGAAGACTTTGGAAAAAGGGAACTTTGCTCCTTTGCCACCTTATAGCTGTTGAAAACTTTCGAGCATGTCATTAAGGCAGATTGGCCACAAAGTGTCATGGCAGGTGTCACCGTTACACAGACATTCCAGTTCTTTTGCATTGTTCAACTGGACAGTTGTTAAATTTATGATGTTCATTcttttgggggaggtggggagctgtTGCAACAGCAGTGTTTTCCCCCTGCCTAGAGTCAGCTCCTGACGCAGAGTTGCTGCCCTCAACCTCTGGCTGGGATTCCGGGAAGAGATGGTTGCTCATGGGCTCTTTGCTACCATCAGGGATGTGCCACGACTGAGGCAGGTAATGCAAATAAACCAGTTACACTAAGATTAGCCCCAGGCTCCCAAGCCCTGAGTTCTCCTCGAACAGCGAGCTGACCTGAAAGGGGCTGGCATTTGCCACCACTCAGTGACAGGGTGCCACATGGCAGCCAAAGGCTCAAGGGAACCCAAATGTTTTACAGCTGTGAATAAATTAAGGGAAATTGGTCCTTACCCAAGGAAACGAGGGCCTGGTAATTCCTCAGCATCTGGTTCCGGTACAGCTTCTTCTCTGGCCGGGATAagagcccccactcctcccgGGTGAAATACAGAGCCACGTCCTCAAACGCCACCCGCAGCTGCTGGCACAAGCGTTACACACTCAGCACCCtccgctccagccccagcccgggcTCTCAGCAGGGGACGCGGGTTCTAGGGCAGCGGCTCCCGGGAGCTGTGACCCAGGGAGACccccccgcacagccccccggGGACTCGGGCCCTGCTGGCCGGGGACAGGAGTCGCCCTCGGCTCCCCAcggggctctggggcggggcgctgGGAAGGGCCCGAATcccagggcagggaccaggctCCTCCCCCGGCCGGAGTCCCCGCCTCCGCCCCAGGCCTGGGCTCGGCCCCGCTCCCGCCCCCGGCTCGGCCGCCTCGGGGCTCCTCCGCCCGGCTCCGCGTGTCCGCCCGGCCCGGGGCCCCCAGCGCCGCTTCCCGGCCCCAGCGCTCCGAGTgcggcagcccccagccccggggtcaCTAGCGCGGGAGGGACCCGGTCCCGGCCCCCTTCGGCCCCAGCCGGGACCAGCCAGTGCCCGGCCGGGGAGTCCCCGCCCCGCGTCCTACCTGCGCCGGCCCCACTGCAGCCATCGCCGGGCTCGGCTCCGGCCCCGGCCGCTTCCTCCGCCCGGGCAGCGACTTCCCGCCCCGCGGCTGGTGCCTCCCTGGGGCCGCCTCCCACGCCTGCGCCGCCAGCTCCAGCAGCCGGGCCGGGGGATTTcccatttctcttccccctcctggaTGACTCTGTCCTTGGGTAGTAGTTCATTACACAGCCATATAGAGTCATTTGATTCACTTGCTTGGTCCACCAGCAAGAGGAGAGAACAGTTAGCGAAATAACACAAGAGAGCTCTTTGCACCTCCGTACCAGGACTTATTTCCTAAACCTCAGTGACAAGATCAGTAGGATCACTTCACATGTGACACTCTCTGGGCACCTGCCAGTCACACAGTTCATCAGGCCTCATAGTCAGTTAGGCCTTCGAGAACACTTTGGTTCGTTCACTTTAAAGATTTATACttcacattaagaaaaggaggacttgtggcaccttagagactaaccaatttatttgagcataagctttcgtgagctacagcatccgatgaagtgagctgtagctcacgaaagctcatgctcaaataaattggttagtctctaaggtgccaaaagtactccttttctttttgcgaatacagactaacacggctgctactcttaaacATTTCACATTGGCTTTTCCACATGCCAACTGAATGGATCCGCTTCTTTAATATCCAATATAGTTAGACAGACCTTTGTTAAAGATTTGTTATATATTTCTTATTGATCACGTTTCTATTTAAAATAGACAGCATGAGCAGTTCCCGAGTCTTCTTCCAATCACACGGACCAGGCTGTCCCGCCCTGTCCCTCAGACCAATCCACACTGAGATGGGACGGCAAATCCCACCTCTGGAGTGTCCTGGCTGGAGCTGATGGttgtggggcagaggtgggcaaactacggcccgcaggccacatccggcccgtgggaccatcatgcccagcccctgagctcccggtcggggcggctagccccggcccctcccctgctgtccctcctcccccgcagcttcAGCACGCCGCCTGCGCTCTGGCCCGCCACTCCTGCCGGGAAGCCCGGGGGCAtggctgcgagctcttgccgcTCTGAGGAGCTTGgtaagggggcagtcaggggacagggagcagggaggcggAGGTTcgtggggggtggtcaggggactgggaacaggggggtgggggttggataggtgtgggagtcccgggggggcctgtcaggggccaggggtgtggatagggattggggcactcagggcacagggagcagggggtagttggatagggggtagggtcctgggggggcggttAGAGACGGAGGGCCCCGGGAGGGatcggtcaggggacaaggagcaggggggcgtcttggatgggtcaggggttctgaggggggtgggaagtgggagggggcagataggggacagagggccaggctgtttggggaggcaaagcCTTCCCTACcgggccctccatacagtttcccaaccctgatgtggccctcaggccaaaaagtttgcccacccctgttgtgGGGGGGAGTTCCTGGCTggaggtatgtgtgtgtgtgtgtaagagagacagagagagaagggtGGGTCCTGGCTAGATGGCAGGGCAGGGAGCGTCCTGGCTGGATCCCAGCtagatggggtgggagggtcacACTAATGGAGTAGGCCGTGACCAATTGCTCTGAAGGCACAATAAGCTCATGGGCATCTCCATAATCCAGCTGtcaaccccttccccacaggGCTCAGCCAAATTCCCTTCCTTGCCCCGACATGGACTCTCCACTGGGCATCACGAAGACAGGACCACAGCCTGGTCTGCATCTGCTGGAGCCGTGCCAGGCCCCCCGGCCCCCGGGAGCCCCTCAGGTCCTGGTGGTGGCAGAGAGGTATTAGCATGCGTGGCTAGGTGCCTGGTAAGGTTTGCGTGTTGGCCGAAGCCCTTGCCGCAGTCGGCGCAGCGgaagggccgctccccggtgtgcgaGCGCCGGTGCTGGGTCAGGGTGCTGGCATTGCCGAAGCCCTTGCCGCAGTCGGCGCAGCGgaagggccgctccccggtgtgcgaGCGCCGGTGCTGGGTCAGGGTGCTGGCGTTGCCGAAGCCCTTGCCGCAGTCGGCGCAGCggtagggccgctccccggtgtgcgtgCGCCGGTGCTGGGTCAGCGTCCAGGCGTTGCCGAAGCCCTTGCCGCAGTCGGCGCAGAggtagggccgctccccggtgtgcgtcCGCCGGTGCCGGCTCAGCGAGGCGGCATCACTGACGCTCTGGCCGCAGTCGGTGCAGCGGTACGGCCACTCCTGGGTGTGGGCGCGCCGGTGCCGGCTCAGCGACTTGGCCCAGCAGAAGCTCTGGCCGCAGTCGGCGCAGCGGTACCGTTGCTCCCCGGTGTGCGTGTGCTGATGCGCTGTCAGGTGGGAGAGCTGAGCGAAGTCCTTGCCGCAGTCGGCGCAGCGgaagggccgctccccggtgtgcgtcCGCCGGTGCTGGGTCAGGGCGGAGGCTCGGATGAAGCCCTTGCCGCAGTCGGCGCAGCGGAAGGGCCGCTCCCCGCTGTGCGAGCGCCGGTGCTGGGTCAGGGCCGAGGCGTTGCCGAACCTCTTGCCGCAGTCGGCGCAGCTGTGGGATTGCTGCCCCATGGCCAGCCTCTGGTGCGGAGCCAGGTCTGGTCTCGGGCTGAGTCCATCCCCACGCTCGGCACGAGGATTGACTCCATCCTGTCCATGGCTCCCCCCGTGGGCCGTGGGATCCTGCCTTCCCCCCACAGTCTCCCCACATTCAGGCTGTGTCCTCGTTCCTCCCTGGATCCCGTGCCCTGCTGGAGAGAGCAGAGGCAATCCTGGTGTTGGCTCGCGGTTAAGTTTGCAGGTTTGTTAAAGTGAGAATAATCTCATCGATAGCTCGATTTTCCCATTTATCTGTGACTTGTCTGTGACTCACTGCACAATAGTgactcctgtcccatggggctgggcccGAAGCCCTGCACCAGGTGGTGTAACCTGGCATCCAGGGCCAAAGTGCCCACTCACATTTGCCCCTCTGTCCCACCCAGGACAGATCGAACCTGAGCCCCACAGGATAGGAGCTGTTGCTGTGCGGTGAGGGCAGGGAACCAGGACAAGCCCTATAGCCAGGAGAGCTTCAGGGACTAACACTGTGGGGTGAGCACGGGGCGGGTTCACTCTCgagtctccccccaccctctccacACCAGGCCAGGATTAGGGTCACGGTGCTGGGTGGAGGGTGCTGCTGTGAATGGTCAGTGCCCACTGGATACAAAATGCTGTGACAAATCTGCAGCCTGACTTATGGTGGTTCTACCCTTacttgtttgtgcagcacctagcaccagcTCCCACATGAGCCACGCACCTCTTGGGTCTCATTTTATGCTTAAATTGTAGAGTGCCCAGGAAACGGGCAGCGACTGGCACAACGCGGCCCTGATCCAGGACAAGGGCCCGTACATGCTAATGCAGTACAAACAAGGTCTGGTTTTTCTTTTcaaactgattttgtttttattttaaatcagagGATTTTATGTTGTTGGCTCTTCACTTTCTCCCTGTTTTGTAGCATGAGGCCTGCTCCCCCGTTTTGGTACAGTTTTAACTATACCACTTtgaaaccagtttagttaaaggGCTACAACCCTctaatgtggacacagttagaCCGGCATAAAGGTATGTAGAACAACATAGCTTATTCCTGTGGGGGAGTGAGTCCTTTTCAAGGAATTCCTTCTGAAGAAGTCATTCAGCCTCGACCTGATGTTTCATTCCTTGTGCAAAACTAAATTggaagtttgttttttcttgcaggtgtgggggaggggacacatTACTCAGGATTTATGGTGATGTAATCTGAAACCACTTTTGTATTATTTTACAAGCCAATCAATGGATATTGTTAAGTGGGAAGGTGTTCACGGCTCCTGCACAGCGGGCCTGTGATCTACAGACAAGCACAGACCTCATTTAGGCTGACGGGCGAGCTAAGCATTAGCACTGAAGCAATGTTAGTTTGAAGTGACAAAGGGTTTGTGTCAtggagggagcaggaagagaggGGGATGAGAGAAAGATTGTCCCACTGAGCTCGCTCACGTAGATCCTAGACCTGGGGTCAACGCCACTGTGCCCTTCCCGTATTGCTGGGGGTCCTGGTTAAATGGCAGGGGGAAATGGCTCAAAACTCTTGCCCTAGAATAAGTCCTATCTGCAAGGAAGCCTAGAAGAGAGCTTTGTGGACTATGAACCAGCAGGCTTGtctcacccccctcacccccggctctgtagccacaagtactccttttctttttgcgaatacagactaacatggctgttactctgaaacctgacacaaaTGAATGTTATCCTCACAGCCCCACGGCCCTCTCCATTACACAGAGGGTGAAACTGGTGCACAGAGAGCGCTGTAGTGAGGCGCTTTAGGAATTGAATCAAGAACTTATGAATCCACATTTTACTTTAATGATTCAATGGAGCATATGAACTAACCATCATGATTCTGTGTATTGTTTGTTGTGCCtttgcagatgtggccttcagggaaACCCTTACACACCAGCAGAACACCTCTGTGTAAACACAGCTCCCCATGTCCTTCCCCCATGAGAGCTCTCGCTTTCCCTCAGCGCCCCTGAAATCCCCCCCACAAACTGTCCCATACCACTATCCCACCCCTCATCCCATCtcatcccctccccatctccaatTCATGTCCCTTTCACTGCTTTGAGGCCCCATCCCTCTTAGGTCCCATCCCGGGTCATAGATATCAAGCCCATAGAAGCCCACTGTGCCCATCCAGCCCAGCCTCCTGCCtcacccaggccagagaatctccccCAGGATTCCTGCCTCTGGCCCAGTAActcctggctgagctagagcggagctttgagagagagagacgccCCATCTCCACTGACAGACtcccagggatggagaatccctcctgtcccTAGGCGAGCTGTTCCAGTGGTGAATTCAAACACTGGCCCCTAATTCCCAGCCTCAATTGGTCtcccttcagctcccagccagtgGATCTTGCTCTGCCTTTGCCTTCTACATTAAGGAGCCCTCCACTAGCAGCTGGGGAAATCAGAAGGGATTGGATTATTATGACTCACCTGAGGAGGGGCTCTCAGGCCCCGAGTTTTCCCTGGAGCCCTCGGCATCCCAGATCCAGAGCTCTGCCTCCCCGACCTCGATCCGCTGGATTAAGTCTGGTATGGAACCTGAATAGCCTGTTTGAGGGGAAAGAATCAGTTTTAttactaaggtcttgtctacactacacagatttgttgacaaaacagtggaggtgtacgtACTACAATGCAACATTTGGTGACAAAAACTGTTTTGGTGAtcaaataaaaccacctccatgagaggcatggAGCTTTTTGAGGCAAAGTTTTAGCGACAAagtatcagtgtagacactgtgcttgATTATGTCACTATAAAGGGCCTCCAGGAGGTGCCCCACAATGCCCCTCCTgcctgctctggtcagcagtttgaactccgctgccctgcagccaggtacacaggcatcCACCCCTCCATCTTAAAGCCccgcaaatttttgaaattccacttcctgttttgTCGGCATGGAGAGCTGACATCGCATTTTCCCAGTTGATCACAGCAGCTCCACATGGCAAACCCTCTCCAGCTTGGACCCTGCGGAGCTGTTGGATTGGCTCAGTATatagggagaggaggctgtccagtccccgCTGTGCTCCAGTTGTAGGAAGTTCGATACCAACAGGCACATTTCTCATGGCTTGTGCAAAAAGGGCTATGATAGagacatgctgcagtgcagagcgaagataaaAGCACTGAGGCAGgagtaccagaaggcaagggatgcAAACTGTCACTCTGGTGCTGAACTAAAGACCTGCCACTTCTGTAAGGAGCTGGATGCCATCCTTGgcagtgaccccacctccactcccaaGAGCCCTGTGGACACTTCAGCAGGGCTGGAGTCAGTGGAAAGTATACCTAACCCAGAGGATGAGATCACGGACGAGGAAGTGGAGATGGCAGTCTCCAGGTGGGGTGGTGAGTGAGGACCTCTTTTCTACTCTGGAGGTGTCTACCCAGTCCCACCAGTCCCTCtctggggagcaggaagcaggagaggagaccgCTGGTAAGTGACTTTCTTGAGTTGATGCTTCTCGTTTATATGATTTCCAGCTTTCCTTCGCTTTGTGTAGTGTGAAAGTGGGTGAAGGGTTAGAAATCTACAAGACTTACTGTGTTTCTGTGCACTG of the Eretmochelys imbricata isolate rEreImb1 chromosome 6, rEreImb1.hap1, whole genome shotgun sequence genome contains:
- the LOC144266068 gene encoding LOW QUALITY PROTEIN: uncharacterized protein LOC144266068 (The sequence of the model RefSeq protein was modified relative to this genomic sequence to represent the inferred CDS: inserted 6 bases in 3 codons; deleted 1 base in 1 codon); amino-acid sequence: MAMAAAGPAQQLQVAFEDVALYFTREEWELLSQPEKQLYRDQMLRNYQALVSLGYSGSIPDLIQRIEVGEAELWIWDAEGSRENSGPESPSSAGHGIQGGTRTQPECGETVGGRQDPTAHGGSHGQDGVNPRAERGDGLSPRPDLAPHQRLAMGQQSHSCADCGKRFGNASALTQHRRSHSGERPFRCADCGKGFIRASALTQHRRTHTGERPFRCADCGKDFAQLSHLTAHQHTHTGEQRYRCADCGQSFCWAKSLSRHRRAHTQEWPYRCTDCGQSVSDAASLSRHRRTHTGERPYLCADCGKGFGNAWTLTQHRRTHTGERPYRCADCGKGFGNASTLTQHRRSHTGERPFRCADCGKGFGNASTLTQHRRSHTGERPFRCADCGKGFGQHANLTRHLATHANTSLPPPGPEGLPGAGGPGTAPADADQAVVLSSSSERQELAAMPPGFPAGVAGQSAGGVLKLRGRRDRQSHPGGGREMGNPPARLLELAAQAWEAAPGRHQPRGGKSLPGRRKRPGPEPSPAMAAVGPAQQLRVAFEDVALYFTREEWGLLSRPEKKLYRNQMLRNYQALVSLGSSGSKPDLIHRIELGEAELWIQDAKGSTVHSGPESPSSAGLRIPGGTRTQSECGESTAGTQNPTAHRGIHAQDTVHPRGRLRQRLDLATHQRLPMGRCPHRCIDCGKRFSDPSALTQHRCMPTGEQPYCCADCGRRFRWSSVLKIHQRTHTGERPDHCADCGKGFAQFAHLKRHQRTHTGELPYNCIDCGKSFAQSSNLRLHQRXHTGERPHRCSDCGKSFAASSKLTIHQRTHTGEWSYCCTNCGKGFAKRSTLRTHQRAHTGERPHRCADCRKGFAQFAHLKXDQLTHTGELPYNCTICGKSFAKSSSLRIHQRAHTGERPYRCVDCGKGFARVTHLRTHQRTHTRKXGCTDCGKSFSQSSKLRRHQRTHTGERPYHCVDCKKSFSNASTLTRHLRRHAPGSSCANWGKRFSRGNKLILGIHQRIHGGERLSRCADCGKCFAHLGNLTWPQFTH